In the genome of Desulfobaccales bacterium, one region contains:
- a CDS encoding site-specific integrase, producing the protein MLRKLFRAVKLGHWQIHEKETIDEIIFRTTKMRNRLMLELMARGGMRVGEVLKLRAADVDDQKLTIRNPKSGKVSEAVFIPKKLADRLKDYIRARGMEGEQRIFPISYTAARVMVRRAGALVGVHLRPHDLRRHAATYASRSGVPVEIVSKVILRHANLSTTQRYLGKVSDVEAVRWIENLYG; encoded by the coding sequence ATGCTGAGGAAGCTATTCCGGGCGGTGAAACTGGGACACTGGCAAATCCATGAGAAAGAGACCATTGACGAGATTATCTTTCGGACCACTAAAATGAGAAACCGTCTGATGTTGGAACTCATGGCTCGGGGTGGTATGCGGGTAGGTGAGGTTTTGAAGCTACGAGCCGCCGATGTCGATGATCAAAAACTTACGATCAGAAATCCCAAAAGCGGAAAGGTTTCAGAAGCAGTTTTCATCCCGAAAAAGCTGGCCGACCGGTTAAAAGATTACATCAGAGCCAGGGGGATGGAGGGCGAACAAAGAATTTTCCCGATCTCCTATACTGCCGCCAGAGTAATGGTCCGAAGAGCCGGTGCTCTGGTCGGTGTCCACTTGAGGCCGCATGACCTGAGGCGCCATGCCGCCACATATGCGTCACGGTCCGGTGTCCCGGTGGAGATAGTCAGTAAGGTCATCCTGCGGCACGCCAATCTCTCCACTACCCAAAGATATCTCGGGAAGGTCAGCGATGTTGAAGCGGTAAGGTGGATCGAGAATTTATACGGCTAA
- a CDS encoding L,D-transpeptidase, with translation MARKIMTVALVFILGASLSGCATGDYYSPGRSAATGAKEQNNPIYDELAEQGRMTTGQIDIVYGVPCVEVMLESGESIRTFVYSLPSLKKKSIHAQEKIALINGTHYLLIVNGPGNISTDKNKIFVPLDFSIEPKILPEFLSEAAKHGKYILIDRRQQYLGLYEWGNLKDCYPISSGTRNSTPLKKFKVNYMDEVHLSSKYEQAPMDHALNIGGDYFIHEGIVPGYPASHGCIRVFPLHARFLFYQWAKPGIPGKIID, from the coding sequence ATGGCCCGAAAAATTATGACAGTTGCCTTAGTGTTTATCCTTGGAGCTTCCCTATCCGGCTGTGCCACCGGAGACTATTATTCACCGGGACGATCCGCTGCGACTGGAGCCAAGGAGCAAAATAATCCTATTTATGATGAATTGGCTGAACAGGGAAGGATGACGACAGGACAGATAGATATTGTTTATGGGGTGCCATGTGTAGAGGTTATGCTGGAGAGTGGTGAAAGCATAAGGACATTTGTCTATTCCTTACCTTCATTAAAGAAAAAGTCTATTCATGCTCAGGAGAAGATTGCTCTCATTAATGGAACCCATTACCTGTTGATCGTCAATGGACCCGGTAACATCAGCACCGATAAGAACAAAATATTCGTGCCACTCGACTTTTCTATAGAGCCGAAAATTCTGCCGGAATTTTTGTCCGAGGCGGCCAAGCATGGAAAGTACATTCTGATAGATCGCCGCCAGCAATATCTCGGCCTTTACGAATGGGGAAATTTGAAAGACTGTTATCCGATTTCTTCCGGAACCAGGAATTCTACGCCTTTAAAAAAATTCAAAGTAAATTATATGGATGAAGTTCATCTCTCCAGTAAGTATGAACAGGCGCCCATGGATCATGCGCTAAATATTGGCGGTGATTATTTTATTCATGAAGGAATAGTTCCTGGATATCCAGCATCCCATGGTTGTATTCGGGTTTTCCCCCTTCATGCCCGTTTTCTTTTTTATCAGTGGGCCAAGCCGGGAATTCCCGGGAAAATTATAGATTGA
- a CDS encoding S8 family serine peptidase, whose amino-acid sequence MTPFDLVNLPPLIALTSGRPEVMIGLIDGPVALDHPDLPRENLKEVSGPHQSKCAENGSAACLHGTYIAGILCGKRDSIVPGICPNCTVLVRPIFAEAAEGMDQMPSATPEELAGAILNCIESGARVLNLSVALSHPSGRGERRLEEVLDYAAKRGVIIVAAAGNQGTLGSSAITRHPWAIPVIAYDSQGRPQSFSNLGKSIGTRGLGAPGDNVTSLGVGGQLMSLSGTSVAVPFVTGAIGLLWSEFPAASAAQVKLAISQPQGQRRPTLVPPLMNARAAYGVLKQAYPG is encoded by the coding sequence ATGACTCCTTTCGACCTGGTTAATCTCCCCCCCTTAATAGCGCTGACTTCAGGTAGGCCTGAAGTTATGATCGGGTTGATCGACGGTCCGGTGGCGCTCGACCATCCGGATTTGCCCAGGGAAAATTTAAAAGAGGTTTCTGGGCCCCACCAAAGCAAGTGCGCCGAAAATGGCAGCGCTGCCTGCCTCCATGGTACCTATATCGCGGGCATTTTATGTGGCAAGCGGGATTCCATCGTTCCGGGCATCTGTCCCAATTGCACTGTCCTGGTGCGGCCCATCTTCGCCGAAGCAGCAGAAGGAATGGACCAGATGCCCAGCGCCACGCCGGAGGAACTGGCGGGGGCTATTCTGAATTGCATTGAATCAGGGGCCCGGGTGCTCAACTTGAGTGTGGCGTTGTCCCATCCTTCGGGGCGCGGCGAGCGCCGGTTAGAAGAAGTCCTGGATTATGCCGCCAAGAGGGGGGTGATAATCGTGGCGGCGGCAGGGAATCAGGGAACTCTCGGCAGTTCCGCAATTACCCGCCACCCCTGGGCTATACCGGTAATCGCTTATGATTCCCAAGGGAGGCCGCAAAGTTTTTCAAACCTGGGAAAATCGATAGGGACCAGGGGTTTGGGCGCGCCAGGGGATAACGTTACCAGCCTGGGCGTGGGGGGCCAACTCATGAGCTTGAGCGGCACCAGTGTCGCCGTACCTTTTGTGACCGGAGCCATTGGACTTTTATGGTCGGAATTTCCCGCTGCTTCAGCCGCCCAGGTGAAATTAGCCATCAGTCAGCCCCAAGGGCAACGGCGGCCAACTCTGGTGCCTCCCTTAATGAATGCCCGGGCGGCTTATGGGGTCTTGAAGCAGGCTTATCCTGGTTAA
- a CDS encoding transposase, protein MSSWTFVMEFFGWRRFRNRREVAALAGLTPTPYDSGGRLREQGISKTGNRRVRTLAIEIAWAWLRFQPRSKLSRWFLERFADGGSRMRRIGIVALARRLLIDLWRFLEYGLVPEGAEVKPLAV, encoded by the coding sequence GTGAGTTCATGGACCTTCGTCATGGAGTTTTTCGGCTGGCGCCGTTTTCGGAACCGACGGGAAGTTGCTGCCCTGGCGGGCTTGACCCCAACCCCCTACGATAGCGGGGGGAGGCTGCGAGAACAAGGGATCAGTAAAACGGGTAACCGACGGGTTCGCACCCTGGCCATCGAGATCGCCTGGGCCTGGCTGCGGTTTCAACCCCGAAGCAAGCTGAGTCGATGGTTTCTGGAACGGTTTGCCGATGGCGGGAGCCGCATGCGACGCATCGGCATCGTGGCTCTGGCCCGGCGACTGCTCATCGATCTGTGGCGTTTTTTGGAATACGGGCTGGTCCCGGAAGGTGCAGAGGTTAAACCACTGGCAGTTTAA
- a CDS encoding anaerobic sulfatase maturase — MKPNLWRGKAVRRMHVMAKPTGPMCNLDCSYCYYLAKQVLLTTENRWRMSDEVLEAFIRQYFQGQNYKEVVFSWQGGEPTLLGIDFFRKVVDLQKRYCPPHVRCENDLQTNGTLLDEAWCEFLGEHHFLVGLSLDGPKELHDHYRKDKAGLGSFARVFRAARLLRKHRINFATLSSVNRLTAKQPLQVYRFLRDEVGSQRLQFIPIVEPVGFWYKAPQYRDPRSLPLDGSPQARPGHPESVVEDWCIDPDDWGEFLCRVFDEWYRKDLGRIYVHYFEAAVETWMGHVSPLCTQAPLCGKGLALEHDGSVYACDHYVFPEYCLGNILTVPLEQMAYSERQEQFGKGKEGTLPEYCRQCEYEFACFGECPKNRFIKTSGGEPGLNYLCRGWKRFFAHIDPHIQRIVRSLGASVLKQAHSLPAENWLPEKPR, encoded by the coding sequence GTGAAGCCGAACCTTTGGCGTGGCAAAGCGGTGCGGCGAATGCACGTGATGGCGAAGCCGACGGGGCCGATGTGCAACCTCGACTGCTCCTATTGCTATTACCTTGCTAAACAGGTCCTCCTGACCACGGAAAACCGGTGGCGTATGAGCGACGAGGTGTTAGAGGCCTTCATCCGTCAATATTTCCAAGGGCAAAATTACAAGGAAGTGGTGTTCTCCTGGCAGGGCGGCGAGCCTACTTTGCTGGGGATAGACTTTTTCCGGAAAGTCGTGGACCTGCAAAAGCGTTACTGCCCTCCTCATGTCCGCTGTGAAAATGACCTTCAGACCAACGGCACACTCCTTGACGAGGCCTGGTGCGAGTTTTTGGGAGAGCACCATTTTCTAGTGGGCTTGAGCCTCGATGGCCCTAAAGAGCTGCATGACCATTACCGCAAGGACAAGGCGGGGCTCGGAAGCTTCGCTAGGGTCTTCCGGGCGGCCCGGCTGCTCAGAAAACACCGGATCAATTTCGCCACCTTGAGCAGCGTCAACCGCCTGACGGCAAAACAGCCACTTCAAGTTTACCGGTTTCTTCGGGATGAGGTGGGCTCGCAGCGCCTGCAGTTCATTCCCATCGTTGAGCCCGTGGGTTTTTGGTATAAAGCCCCGCAATACCGGGACCCGCGCTCTTTGCCGCTGGACGGCTCTCCCCAGGCCCGACCGGGCCATCCCGAATCCGTGGTGGAGGACTGGTGTATCGACCCGGATGACTGGGGCGAATTTCTCTGCCGGGTCTTCGATGAATGGTACCGCAAGGACTTGGGCCGCATCTACGTCCATTATTTCGAAGCCGCGGTGGAGACCTGGATGGGGCACGTCTCACCGTTGTGCACCCAGGCGCCCCTGTGCGGCAAGGGGCTGGCCCTGGAGCATGACGGTTCGGTCTATGCCTGCGATCATTATGTCTTTCCCGAATACTGCCTGGGCAACATCCTCACAGTCCCTCTGGAACAGATGGCCTACTCGGAGCGCCAGGAGCAGTTTGGCAAAGGTAAGGAAGGGACGCTCCCCGAGTACTGCCGGCAGTGTGAGTATGAGTTTGCCTGCTTCGGCGAATGCCCCAAGAACCGCTTTATCAAAACCTCCGGCGGCGAACCGGGCTTGAACTACCTGTGCCGGGGGTGGAAGCGGTTCTTTGCCCATATCGATCCCCATATCCAAAGGATAGTCCGCAGCCTGGGAGCTTCGGTGCTGAAGCAAGCCCACTCGCTGCCCGCCGAGAATTGGCTCCCGGAGAAACCGCGATGA
- a CDS encoding trigger factor, producing the protein MKWELVDQEDGYRQVHVEVPWEELASDYEDILENYARLKVPGFRPGKVPRPVVESRFRREIGEQMCLSCSQRLGRLALQEAEVEAAGPVEVSEVEWEKGQPLRLVARFFPLPEFELPDYQTLQPKEMPVPDPQGELSLWLLELVRFPVPDELVRSELACEGLSECQPESAAWLDAAQRLRLMLILKRIALKEGIEVEESDVQRRIEEKATEFGTTPDILRADLDKGDGKARLKDLLVAESVLAYLLENLQD; encoded by the coding sequence ATGAAGTGGGAACTGGTTGACCAGGAAGACGGTTACCGGCAAGTTCACGTCGAGGTCCCTTGGGAAGAGCTCGCCTCGGACTACGAGGATATCCTCGAGAACTATGCGCGCCTGAAGGTACCTGGATTCCGGCCGGGCAAAGTCCCCCGGCCGGTAGTGGAGAGTCGCTTTCGCCGAGAGATTGGGGAGCAGATGTGCCTGAGTTGCTCCCAGCGGCTGGGTCGCCTGGCCTTGCAGGAGGCCGAGGTTGAGGCTGCAGGTCCTGTGGAAGTATCGGAAGTCGAGTGGGAAAAGGGCCAACCCCTGCGGTTGGTTGCCCGCTTTTTTCCCTTACCGGAGTTTGAACTCCCGGATTATCAAACCTTGCAACCCAAAGAGATGCCGGTGCCAGATCCGCAGGGCGAGCTGTCGCTCTGGCTGCTTGAGCTGGTAAGGTTCCCTGTCCCGGATGAACTGGTACGGAGTGAACTGGCCTGCGAGGGTCTGTCCGAATGCCAACCGGAAAGCGCCGCCTGGCTGGACGCAGCCCAGAGGCTCCGGCTCATGTTGATCCTGAAACGCATCGCCCTAAAAGAAGGTATCGAAGTGGAGGAGTCGGACGTGCAGCGACGTATTGAGGAGAAGGCCACGGAGTTCGGGACTACGCCCGATATCCTGCGAGCCGACTTGGACAAAGGTGACGGCAAGGCGCGACTCAAGGATTTATTGGTAGCCGAGAGTGTATTGGCATATCTGTTGGAAAACCTGCAAGACTAA
- a CDS encoding arylsulfatase — MEPRVHSKAKKWAAVGSVLAAATILCASPGPGKAAEAPKAPKKPNIVVIMTDDVGWGDLGCYGGGETRGVPTPNLDRMAAEGMRFSNYYGQASCTAGRASFITGRIPIRTGLSVVLAPGDLNGLRAEDPTIAEALKKLGYQTVQYGKWHLGDRPDTFPTAHGFDEMYHMLPYYAGVYAYDYLAKQPDFPIHNKKFMELWEKMNLSEWSGKAGQAPQVTKKKFGWDDLATIDDIMRADAIQYIKAHAKDEKPFFMYLCFMKVHNPNNPSVRFKGKSPGTGSYLDSLMELDDNTGQVLQAIREAGISENTLVVWTTDNGAWIDAWPDAGYTPFRGMKGTAFEGGFRVPAIAWWPGHIKPGTVANDMMSHLDWWPTFVKLAGGTPPPHIWKDNKGKAIVFDGIENSDYVLGQGPSKRDHFFYINDLSFGALRVTNFKALWTAKDTWLGPDLNLDFPAIYNLYWDPGEQYDVMFRGAAPTRGDLRTSPGRYSGEDHGWAVSLFQPYINQFFGELAMYPNRPTIPSAGSGYQLIREVNNPEGLQRLLKTLEPVIQKSTPK, encoded by the coding sequence ATGGAACCAAGGGTACACAGCAAGGCTAAAAAGTGGGCCGCAGTGGGCAGCGTCCTGGCAGCGGCTACCATCTTGTGCGCCTCCCCGGGACCGGGCAAGGCCGCCGAAGCCCCGAAGGCCCCCAAAAAGCCTAACATCGTGGTTATCATGACCGATGACGTGGGCTGGGGCGACCTGGGATGCTACGGCGGCGGGGAAACCCGGGGCGTCCCGACCCCGAACCTGGATCGCATGGCCGCGGAAGGCATGCGCTTCTCCAACTATTACGGCCAGGCGAGCTGTACCGCCGGGCGGGCTTCTTTCATCACCGGCCGCATCCCCATTCGGACAGGCTTGTCCGTGGTGCTGGCCCCCGGTGACCTGAACGGGCTCCGGGCGGAAGACCCCACCATCGCCGAGGCCCTGAAAAAACTGGGTTATCAGACGGTGCAATACGGCAAGTGGCACCTGGGCGACCGGCCGGATACCTTCCCCACCGCTCACGGCTTCGACGAGATGTATCACATGCTGCCCTACTACGCCGGGGTCTACGCCTACGACTACCTGGCTAAACAACCTGATTTTCCCATCCATAATAAAAAATTCATGGAGCTATGGGAAAAAATGAATCTCAGCGAATGGTCCGGCAAGGCCGGGCAAGCCCCCCAGGTAACCAAGAAGAAATTCGGTTGGGACGACCTGGCGACCATTGACGATATTATGCGGGCCGACGCGATTCAGTATATCAAGGCCCATGCCAAGGATGAAAAACCCTTTTTTATGTACCTCTGCTTCATGAAGGTGCACAACCCCAACAACCCCTCGGTGCGTTTTAAAGGGAAGTCCCCGGGCACCGGCAGTTACCTGGATTCCCTGATGGAGTTGGACGACAATACCGGACAGGTGCTGCAGGCGATTCGCGAGGCGGGCATCTCCGAGAATACCCTGGTGGTCTGGACCACGGACAACGGCGCCTGGATCGACGCCTGGCCCGACGCGGGCTACACGCCGTTCCGCGGCATGAAGGGGACCGCCTTCGAAGGCGGCTTCCGGGTTCCGGCCATCGCCTGGTGGCCCGGCCACATCAAGCCGGGTACTGTGGCCAACGACATGATGTCCCACCTGGACTGGTGGCCCACGTTCGTCAAGCTGGCCGGCGGCACCCCGCCGCCCCATATCTGGAAGGACAACAAAGGGAAGGCCATCGTCTTCGACGGTATCGAGAACAGCGACTACGTCTTGGGCCAGGGGCCGTCGAAGCGGGACCACTTCTTTTATATCAACGACCTGTCCTTCGGCGCTCTGCGGGTAACGAACTTCAAGGCCCTATGGACCGCCAAGGATACCTGGCTGGGGCCCGATCTCAACCTGGATTTCCCGGCGATTTACAATCTCTATTGGGATCCCGGGGAGCAGTATGACGTGATGTTTAGAGGCGCGGCTCCCACCCGGGGCGACCTGAGGACCTCCCCCGGCCGCTATTCGGGAGAGGACCACGGTTGGGCGGTGTCGCTTTTCCAGCCCTACATTAACCAGTTCTTCGGCGAGCTGGCCATGTATCCCAATCGCCCCACCATCCCCTCGGCCGGGTCGGGTTATCAATTAATACGTGAGGTAAACAATCCGGAGGGCTTGCAACGCTTGTTGAAAACCCTGGAGCCTGTGATCCAAAAATCGACCCCAAAATAA
- a CDS encoding HAD family hydrolase, producing MKPNNLLGKIAGLLFIWTWAALALNVGPACSADPLPSWNTGPAKHAIVSFVQKVTEKSSSAYVPPEERLATFDQDGTLWVEHPLYAQAMFALDRIRELAPGHPEWKTKQPFKAVLKNDRKAMAKFTEGDWAKILGVTHAGMTTEAFLKIVGDWLAQAQHPRFQRPYTELVYQPMLEAMQYLRNNGFKTYIVTGGGQEFVRVYGERVYGVPPEQVLGTSVATKYEYHNGQPVLMRLPKIFFVDDQAGKVIGINLFIGKRPQAAFGNSTGDRQMLEYTGAGDGARLMMIVLHDDGKREYAYGPAQGLPVTKIGTFTQALYDQAKKQGWVVISMKNDWNKIFAWE from the coding sequence ATGAAACCCAATAATCTTCTGGGGAAGATTGCCGGCCTTTTGTTCATCTGGACCTGGGCGGCCTTAGCCCTGAACGTGGGGCCGGCTTGCAGCGCTGATCCGCTACCTTCCTGGAACACCGGGCCGGCCAAGCACGCCATCGTGAGCTTTGTCCAGAAAGTTACGGAAAAGTCCAGCTCGGCCTATGTGCCGCCGGAGGAGCGCCTCGCCACTTTCGATCAGGACGGCACCCTCTGGGTGGAACATCCCCTCTATGCCCAGGCCATGTTCGCCCTGGACCGGATTCGTGAACTCGCCCCCGGGCACCCCGAATGGAAGACCAAGCAGCCGTTCAAAGCGGTCTTGAAGAATGACCGGAAGGCCATGGCCAAGTTCACCGAGGGGGACTGGGCAAAAATCCTGGGCGTCACCCACGCCGGCATGACCACCGAGGCCTTTCTGAAGATCGTCGGAGACTGGCTGGCTCAGGCGCAGCACCCCCGCTTCCAGCGGCCCTACACCGAGCTCGTCTACCAGCCCATGCTCGAAGCCATGCAATATCTCAGGAATAATGGCTTTAAGACCTATATCGTCACCGGCGGCGGCCAGGAGTTTGTCCGGGTTTACGGTGAGCGGGTTTATGGGGTACCGCCGGAGCAAGTATTGGGCACGAGCGTGGCCACCAAGTACGAATACCACAACGGCCAGCCCGTGCTCATGCGGCTCCCCAAGATATTTTTTGTCGACGACCAGGCCGGCAAGGTCATCGGTATCAACCTTTTCATCGGCAAGCGTCCGCAGGCAGCCTTCGGCAATTCCACCGGCGACCGGCAGATGCTGGAATACACCGGGGCAGGTGACGGGGCGCGGCTGATGATGATAGTGCTGCATGACGATGGCAAAAGGGAGTATGCCTACGGTCCCGCGCAAGGGCTGCCGGTCACCAAAATCGGTACCTTCACCCAGGCGCTCTACGATCAGGCCAAAAAGCAGGGCTGGGTGGTAATCTCCATGAAGAACGACTGGAACAAAATCTTCGCTTGGGAGTAA